One window of Alkaliphilus metalliredigens QYMF genomic DNA carries:
- a CDS encoding 2-isopropylmalate synthase, protein METTRQIKIFDTTLRDGEQSPGCSMNLGEKLEVAMQLEKMKVDVIEAGFAIASPGDFNAVKEIAKIVKNATVASLARALPKDIDRAYEAVKYAENPRIHTFIATSDIHMKYKLKSTEEEVLAQAVAMVKRAKGYCNDVEFSAEDASRSRTEFLYRIFEAVIKAGATVINVPDTVGYTTPDEYYRLIKGIKENVANIHRAEISVHCHNDLGMAVANTLAAAAAGATQLECTINGIGERAGNAALEEIVMGINTRKDLYGMYTNIDTGQIYAASRLTSKVTGMKVQHNKAIVGENAFAHESGIHQHGMLANKSTYEIMTPESIGLSKNQLVLGKHSGSHALEDRLKELGYEISKEKLNEVFKEFKILADRKKVIYDRDLEALVQDQKQNFEEIYQLKEFVINCGNIITSTANIKLIKDGKELEEVAKGFGPIDAAFKAIDNIVGGDFKLEDYSVESVTEGEDALGEAVVKIKRNNEIYNGRGLSTDVVEASIKAYINAINKMMSENIPQGQQAAM, encoded by the coding sequence ATGGAAACAACAAGACAAATTAAAATTTTTGATACCACATTAAGGGATGGAGAGCAATCTCCAGGGTGTAGTATGAATCTCGGAGAAAAGCTAGAGGTGGCTATGCAATTAGAGAAGATGAAAGTGGATGTGATTGAAGCTGGATTTGCCATTGCTTCCCCAGGAGACTTTAATGCAGTGAAGGAAATTGCTAAAATAGTCAAAAATGCCACTGTTGCTAGTCTTGCAAGGGCTTTACCAAAGGATATAGATAGAGCCTATGAAGCAGTAAAGTATGCTGAAAATCCAAGAATCCATACATTTATTGCCACTTCAGATATACACATGAAGTATAAGCTAAAGAGCACAGAGGAAGAGGTATTAGCACAGGCGGTTGCCATGGTAAAGCGGGCAAAGGGTTATTGTAATGATGTTGAGTTTTCAGCAGAGGATGCTTCTAGAAGTCGAACTGAGTTTTTATATCGAATATTTGAGGCTGTGATTAAAGCTGGGGCAACGGTCATTAATGTACCTGACACTGTGGGATACACAACTCCAGATGAGTATTATAGATTGATAAAAGGAATCAAGGAAAATGTAGCCAACATCCATCGAGCTGAAATTTCAGTTCATTGTCACAATGACCTAGGCATGGCGGTGGCCAACACCTTAGCTGCAGCAGCTGCGGGAGCAACCCAGCTAGAATGTACCATTAATGGAATTGGTGAACGAGCAGGAAATGCGGCTTTAGAGGAGATTGTCATGGGGATTAATACCCGGAAGGATCTTTATGGAATGTACACAAATATTGACACAGGCCAAATCTATGCGGCCAGTCGATTAACAAGTAAAGTGACTGGGATGAAGGTTCAGCATAATAAAGCCATTGTAGGTGAAAATGCCTTTGCCCATGAGTCGGGAATTCACCAGCATGGGATGTTAGCCAACAAAAGTACCTATGAAATCATGACACCGGAGTCAATTGGTTTATCAAAAAACCAATTAGTCCTTGGGAAACACTCTGGTAGCCATGCCCTAGAGGATCGCCTAAAGGAATTAGGATATGAAATCTCAAAAGAAAAATTAAATGAAGTATTTAAGGAATTTAAGATCCTAGCCGATAGAAAGAAAGTCATTTATGACCGAGATTTAGAGGCATTGGTGCAAGATCAAAAACAAAACTTTGAAGAAATTTACCAACTAAAAGAATTTGTCATTAACTGTGGGAATATAATTACCTCTACGGCAAATATCAAATTAATCAAGGATGGTAAAGAACTTGAAGAGGTTGCCAAGGGATTTGGACCTATAGATGCAGCATTTAAGGCAATTGACAATATCGTTGGAGGAGACTTTAAACTTGAAGATTACTCTGTTGAATCGGTGACAGAGGGAGAAGATGCCCTGGGAGAAGCTGTGGTGAAAATAAAGCGAAACAATGAAATATACAATGGCAGAGGATTGAGTACAGATGTTGTGGAAGCGAGTATTAAAGCCTATATCAACGCCATTAATAAAATGATGAGTGAAAATATACCACAGGGCCAACAGGCGGCGATGTAA
- a CDS encoding tocopherol cyclase family protein: MYGVNKIWKPEIFQGKYKKRNYFEGWYFKLINAHQDQVFGVIPGISYGSTPQDAHAFIQVLDGIACQSHYFPYPSDAFKFSQNKFEVRIGQNAFSRDRMILSLENKETKVEGELHFSNIVPFPSTLINPGIMGPFSFIPSMECYHGIVNIHHDTMGSLTVGDQKLNFDHGYGYIEKDWGQSFPEAYIWLQSNHFSREDVSIMFSIAKIPWLGKHFIGHISFLRIGETFYRFATYTGAKLISLVVTDQGIEVILQDKHHRLVITAISSKSSMLKAPQKGLMNREILESITAQVQVLLTDPKGTVIFQGEGVNTGLEMVGDLSILFLC; encoded by the coding sequence ATGTATGGCGTAAATAAAATTTGGAAGCCTGAGATTTTTCAAGGGAAATATAAAAAGCGAAACTATTTTGAAGGCTGGTACTTCAAACTAATTAACGCTCATCAAGATCAAGTTTTTGGTGTGATTCCCGGTATTTCCTATGGATCAACTCCTCAGGATGCCCATGCCTTTATACAGGTTTTAGATGGAATAGCCTGTCAATCCCATTATTTTCCCTACCCCTCTGATGCTTTTAAATTCTCTCAAAATAAATTTGAAGTGCGCATTGGCCAGAATGCTTTCAGTAGGGATCGAATGATCCTAAGTCTAGAAAATAAAGAGACTAAGGTTGAGGGCGAACTTCATTTCTCGAATATAGTCCCTTTTCCAAGTACCCTCATCAATCCAGGGATTATGGGTCCCTTCTCATTTATTCCCTCTATGGAGTGCTATCATGGCATTGTTAACATCCATCATGATACCATGGGGAGTTTAACTGTGGGAGATCAAAAGCTCAACTTTGATCATGGTTATGGCTATATCGAAAAGGACTGGGGTCAATCCTTCCCCGAAGCCTACATTTGGCTTCAATCCAATCACTTTTCCAGAGAAGACGTGTCTATTATGTTTTCCATAGCGAAAATCCCATGGCTAGGAAAGCATTTTATTGGACATATTTCTTTTTTAAGAATCGGAGAAACCTTTTACCGATTTGCCACCTATACTGGAGCTAAGCTTATCAGCTTGGTTGTAACAGACCAAGGAATCGAAGTTATTTTACAGGACAAGCATCACCGACTAGTAATCACAGCTATCTCAAGTAAGTCCAGTATGCTAAAGGCCCCCCAAAAAGGACTTATGAATCGTGAAATATTAGAAAGTATCACTGCTCAAGTACAGGTTTTGTTGACAGATCCCAAAGGAACAGTCATCTTTCAAGGGGAGGGTGTCAATACTGGATTGGAAATGGTAGGGGATTTGTCTATTCTGTTTCTGTGTTAA
- a CDS encoding flavocytochrome c gives MKQKALLKKVVFMSLCVVLAILMVGCQSGPTTETTVEEALFQAGTYTGVAPGHNGDITVEVTVDENEIQSVNILEHNESQGIADPAIDRIPNAIVDGQTLAVDAISGATITSDAIIAAVINALEQAGADIDALSVKGENVRVVGETVEYTTDVVIIGGGGAGLAAAVSAHQNGAQIIVLEKMPRLGGNTILAGGALNAAGSPRQVAQGIEDSVEKHFTQTYEGGDELGNTDLIQTLVENAYPAVEWLESLGMNFNDEVFTVLGGLWPRAHKPSTPLGTGFIDTYQNYINANEGIEILLDTEAIELLVEDGRVVGVKAVGLSGDVIVHANNGVIMAAGGFGANTEMIEKYNQSWPSLANVKSTNHPGATGDGLAIAEAVGASLIGLEHLQLLPLGDPNTGSLSGNIEQGVENRIFVNKSGNRFVDEGARRDVMTKALLEEEDAFLWVVLDQKNYPTPETTNNFNETIEELIAQDRAFKGDTLEELAGKIGVNPDNLVKAVEEFNKVVEAGGSDEFGRTLFDTKIDTAPFYAGARVPTVHHTMGGIEINTNAEALDVNGNVIPGLYAAGEVTGGIHGSNRLGGNALADIAVYGRIAGENAAKNK, from the coding sequence ATGAAGCAAAAAGCATTATTGAAAAAAGTGGTATTTATGAGCCTGTGTGTTGTACTGGCGATCCTGATGGTCGGTTGCCAATCTGGACCTACCACTGAGACTACAGTAGAAGAAGCATTATTTCAAGCCGGGACATACACAGGTGTTGCACCAGGACATAATGGAGACATCACAGTGGAAGTGACTGTTGATGAAAACGAAATTCAGAGTGTGAACATTTTAGAGCATAATGAAAGTCAAGGAATAGCAGATCCAGCAATAGATCGAATTCCAAACGCCATCGTTGATGGACAGACATTAGCCGTAGATGCTATTTCTGGGGCAACAATTACAAGTGATGCAATTATTGCAGCGGTTATTAATGCCCTTGAGCAGGCAGGTGCAGATATTGATGCACTAAGTGTTAAAGGTGAGAATGTAAGGGTTGTAGGTGAAACTGTTGAATATACAACTGATGTTGTTATTATAGGTGGTGGTGGTGCCGGTTTAGCAGCGGCTGTTTCAGCCCATCAAAATGGTGCCCAAATAATCGTCCTTGAAAAAATGCCGAGATTAGGAGGAAATACAATTCTTGCTGGTGGTGCATTAAATGCTGCGGGTTCGCCAAGACAGGTTGCCCAAGGAATTGAAGATTCAGTTGAAAAACATTTTACACAAACATATGAGGGTGGGGATGAACTAGGAAATACCGATCTAATTCAAACTCTTGTTGAGAATGCATATCCAGCCGTTGAATGGCTAGAGAGCTTAGGTATGAATTTTAATGATGAAGTATTTACTGTATTAGGTGGACTGTGGCCAAGGGCTCATAAACCCTCTACACCTCTAGGAACTGGATTTATCGATACTTATCAAAATTATATTAATGCCAATGAAGGTATTGAGATTTTACTTGATACTGAAGCAATAGAATTATTAGTTGAAGATGGACGAGTCGTTGGTGTTAAAGCAGTTGGGTTAAGTGGAGATGTGATTGTACATGCTAACAATGGCGTGATTATGGCAGCTGGTGGTTTTGGTGCCAATACTGAGATGATAGAAAAATATAACCAAAGCTGGCCTTCCCTTGCAAATGTGAAGTCCACTAATCACCCAGGGGCAACAGGAGATGGTCTAGCAATAGCTGAAGCTGTTGGAGCCAGTCTGATTGGGTTAGAACATCTTCAATTGCTTCCATTGGGAGATCCTAATACGGGAAGTCTGAGTGGAAATATTGAGCAAGGTGTTGAAAATCGAATCTTTGTCAATAAATCTGGTAATCGTTTTGTTGACGAAGGAGCTCGACGAGATGTGATGACAAAAGCACTGCTTGAGGAAGAAGATGCCTTCTTATGGGTGGTTCTTGATCAGAAAAACTATCCAACACCAGAAACAACAAATAACTTTAATGAAACAATAGAAGAGTTAATTGCCCAAGATCGAGCCTTTAAAGGTGATACCCTTGAAGAACTAGCTGGGAAAATTGGAGTCAATCCAGATAATTTAGTGAAAGCAGTAGAGGAGTTCAACAAAGTAGTAGAAGCAGGTGGATCAGACGAATTTGGTAGAACATTGTTTGATACGAAGATCGATACTGCACCATTTTATGCTGGTGCACGGGTACCCACCGTTCATCATACCATGGGTGGAATCGAAATCAATACAAATGCTGAGGCTCTTGACGTAAATGGAAATGTGATTCCTGGTTTATATGCAGCCGGTGAAGTAACAGGAGGAATCCATGGTTCTAACCGTTTAGGTGGCAACGCTTTAGCTGACATCGCAGTTTATGGAAGAATTGCTGGCGAAAACGCTGCAAAGAATAAATAG
- the nhaC gene encoding Na+/H+ antiporter NhaC, with the protein MKTKKEATLKHAFIPILFLVVSLSTSIIVFGADPHIPLIATIIVAAIVAVTSLGFTWSELEAGMIDTIKMGMQAVLILMVIGTIIGTWTLSGTVPTMIYYGLQILSPGIFLVATAIICSVVSLATGSSWTTAGTVGIALLGIGLGLGMPAGLVAGAIISGAYFGDKMSPLSDTTNLAPAMAGAELFEHIKHMVYTTVPALIISLILYGIIGSRYAGRELDMVGINEMLGAMSSNFMISPLLLIPPILVITIVVLKVPALPGLMAGTLLGGLFAAIFQGAAIGDIIDAAHYGFYLDSGVEIVDDLLSGGGLDSMMWTVSLILIAMSFGGLMEKSGMLHAIGRAILSLAESTGSLILATVLTCIAVNLLAAEQYIAIVVPGRMYKDTYREKGIHPKVLSRTLEDSGTLTSVLIPWNTCGAFMFGTLGVSAVAYGPYAFLNILTPIIAVIYGYIGFTITPLEVDKKIEA; encoded by the coding sequence ATGAAAACTAAAAAAGAAGCAACGCTGAAACATGCGTTTATCCCAATTTTGTTTCTAGTCGTTTCACTATCCACCTCAATCATTGTATTTGGTGCTGATCCTCATATCCCGCTGATTGCCACTATTATTGTGGCGGCTATTGTTGCCGTTACTTCTCTAGGGTTCACATGGAGTGAACTGGAAGCAGGTATGATCGATACGATTAAAATGGGAATGCAAGCTGTTCTAATTTTAATGGTTATTGGTACAATTATCGGTACATGGACCCTAAGTGGAACTGTCCCAACCATGATTTACTATGGTCTACAGATCTTATCGCCAGGAATCTTTCTTGTGGCCACAGCAATTATTTGTTCTGTAGTTTCCCTTGCAACAGGAAGCTCTTGGACAACTGCCGGTACAGTGGGTATTGCCTTACTGGGAATCGGTCTAGGTCTAGGAATGCCTGCAGGTCTTGTGGCTGGTGCAATCATTTCTGGAGCTTACTTTGGAGATAAAATGTCTCCTCTTTCCGACACAACAAATCTAGCACCTGCCATGGCTGGCGCTGAATTGTTTGAACACATCAAGCATATGGTTTACACAACGGTTCCTGCTTTAATCATCTCTTTAATTCTTTATGGAATTATTGGATCAAGATATGCAGGTCGTGAATTAGATATGGTCGGTATCAATGAAATGCTTGGTGCAATGAGTTCTAACTTCATGATTTCCCCACTATTATTAATTCCACCGATTCTTGTTATTACAATTGTTGTGTTGAAGGTACCTGCCTTACCTGGATTAATGGCCGGTACACTTTTAGGTGGTCTCTTCGCTGCAATCTTCCAAGGCGCAGCCATTGGAGACATCATCGATGCAGCTCATTATGGATTTTATTTGGATTCTGGTGTAGAAATAGTAGATGACCTATTAAGTGGTGGTGGTCTAGATAGTATGATGTGGACTGTATCCTTAATCCTAATTGCCATGTCCTTCGGTGGGCTTATGGAGAAATCAGGTATGCTCCACGCTATTGGTCGAGCGATCTTAAGCTTAGCTGAAAGTACAGGATCTTTAATCTTAGCCACTGTTTTAACTTGTATTGCTGTGAACCTATTGGCTGCAGAGCAATATATAGCTATTGTTGTCCCTGGTAGAATGTACAAGGATACCTATAGAGAAAAAGGAATTCATCCAAAGGTACTTTCAAGAACATTGGAGGATTCAGGAACCCTGACTTCGGTATTGATTCCATGGAATACATGTGGTGCCTTCATGTTCGGAACCCTAGGAGTAAGTGCTGTTGCTTATGGTCCCTATGCATTCTTAAATATCTTAACACCTATCATTGCCGTTATTTATGGTTATATCGGATTTACAATTACACCTCTTGAAGTAGATAAAAAGATAGAAGCATAG
- a CDS encoding YajQ family cyclic di-GMP-binding protein, with amino-acid sequence MAAKDNSFDVVSEVDMNEVTNAMSQTEKEIAQRFDLKDSKTIITKSENEISIVTSDEFKLQNVIDILQTKLVKRNVSIKSLEYEKIEKSLGGKVKQVIKVKQGITKEEAKKITTLIKDSKLKVQASVQGDVVRVSGKNRNDLQDVMQALRDADLAFSVQFTNYR; translated from the coding sequence ATGGCTGCAAAAGATAACTCTTTCGATGTTGTTTCTGAGGTGGATATGAATGAGGTTACCAATGCAATGTCCCAAACAGAAAAAGAAATTGCCCAGAGATTTGACTTAAAAGACAGTAAAACCATTATTACAAAAAGTGAAAATGAGATTAGCATTGTTACATCTGATGAATTTAAACTTCAAAATGTAATTGATATCCTACAAACAAAACTTGTCAAACGAAATGTATCTATCAAATCCTTAGAGTATGAAAAAATCGAAAAATCCTTAGGTGGAAAAGTAAAGCAAGTCATTAAAGTGAAACAGGGAATTACCAAAGAAGAAGCAAAAAAAATCACCACTTTAATCAAGGATTCAAAGCTAAAGGTACAGGCTTCAGTGCAAGGAGATGTTGTCAGAGTCTCCGGTAAAAACAGAAATGATCTACAAGATGTAATGCAAGCCTTAAGAGATGCCGATCTAGCCTTTAGTGTACAATTTACTAACTATCGATAA
- a CDS encoding YehS family protein encodes MNNNEILIRLSDALDIKNTAMVEIFKLGGAELTEEEVRKMLIKSKDSFPDEVEDQEEAEEKEENIKCDNSTLESFLNGFIVFRRGKQDPKPGQPERPVLAIKNNEKVNNIMLKKLKIALSFSSADMLDIFEEAGVIVSKGELSDLFRKEGHKHYKECSDKYARGFLKGLEIENRD; translated from the coding sequence ATGAATAATAATGAGATATTAATTAGATTATCAGATGCCTTGGATATAAAAAACACAGCTATGGTAGAGATATTTAAACTTGGTGGGGCTGAATTAACGGAAGAAGAAGTGAGGAAGATGCTCATAAAATCAAAAGACAGTTTCCCTGATGAAGTTGAGGATCAAGAGGAAGCAGAAGAAAAAGAAGAGAATATAAAATGCGACAATAGTACCCTAGAGTCATTTTTAAATGGCTTTATTGTATTTAGAAGAGGCAAACAAGATCCAAAACCAGGACAACCTGAAAGGCCAGTACTGGCCATAAAGAATAATGAAAAGGTTAATAACATAATGCTTAAGAAATTAAAAATAGCCCTATCATTCTCAAGTGCCGATATGCTTGATATATTTGAAGAAGCAGGGGTCATTGTATCAAAGGGAGAATTAAGTGATCTATTTAGAAAGGAAGGGCATAAGCATTACAAAGAGTGTTCTGATAAGTATGCCAGGGGGTTCTTAAAGGGATTAGAGATAGAAAATAGAGACTAG
- a CDS encoding Dps family protein, protein MKNYTKLNEYLSNLAVLNVKLHNMHWNVVGMQFVQVHEFTESMYDDFFAKYDDVAELMKMRGEKPLAKMADYLENASIKELDKDKFSSTEVLEIVLADLNKMMALATEIRSAADEAGDFGIVAEFEDHIAGYSKNLWFINSMLA, encoded by the coding sequence ATGAAAAATTACACAAAATTAAATGAATACTTATCAAATTTAGCTGTTTTAAATGTAAAACTACATAATATGCATTGGAATGTTGTGGGCATGCAATTTGTTCAAGTCCATGAATTCACTGAGTCAATGTATGATGATTTCTTTGCAAAGTATGATGATGTAGCAGAGCTTATGAAGATGAGGGGCGAAAAGCCTTTAGCTAAAATGGCGGATTATTTAGAAAATGCATCTATCAAAGAATTAGATAAAGATAAATTTTCCAGCACTGAAGTTCTTGAAATAGTTTTAGCTGATTTAAATAAAATGATGGCTTTAGCAACTGAAATCAGAAGTGCAGCAGATGAAGCTGGTGATTTTGGAATAGTAGCTGAATTTGAAGATCATATTGCTGGTTACAGTAAGAATTTGTGGTTCATCAATTCAATGCTTGCATAG
- a CDS encoding BCCT family transporter, producing MDQDKDKKIDPRKALAKKLKNAEIEARKKAIKARKPFKGLQIRPTVSLFDEAGKQEPGENNWEGFGFDIHPQVTMFSVVFLAAFISLTLIFTEASEVFFDNTMTIISKNAGWFFILVANLFIIAALTFAFGKFGNIRIGGSKAQPEFSKFAWYSMLLSAGMGIGLLFWSVAEPITHLNTPSPMFGNLLAGSPRAAQAAMATTFFHWGIHPWAIYALVGLGLAFFSFNRGLPLTIRSIFYPIIGNKIYGFWGNLIDTLSVLATLTGLATSLGFGVAQVNAGLNYLFGINISITVQVLLIAGITALATGSVVMGLDGGVKRLSEINMVMAGVFLLFVLIVGPTVYILGGFTQNIGYYLSNFTEMSMWTETFRDTGWQGGWTIFYWAWWISWSPFVGMFIARISKGRTVKEFVLGVMIIPTLLSFFWMSVFGGTAIFLETSGIADIATVVDEDVSIALFAMLENLPLSSVTSFIGIMLVTVFFVTSSDSGSLVVDHLTSGGKLDSPVPQRVFWAIMEGVVAATLLLGGGLGALQTASIITGLPFAIILLLIIYSLYAGLKQEFEVEEIVRKKLISVREDHVINEVISAVVLDDALVDEDENKQN from the coding sequence ATGGATCAGGATAAAGATAAAAAAATCGACCCACGGAAAGCACTGGCAAAAAAGCTAAAGAACGCTGAAATAGAAGCAAGGAAAAAGGCAATTAAGGCAAGAAAACCTTTTAAAGGTCTTCAAATTCGTCCGACGGTTTCACTGTTTGATGAAGCTGGGAAACAAGAACCTGGAGAGAACAATTGGGAAGGCTTTGGTTTCGATATTCATCCTCAAGTGACCATGTTCTCAGTTGTGTTTCTAGCTGCCTTTATAAGCTTAACGCTAATTTTTACTGAGGCATCAGAAGTGTTTTTTGACAATACAATGACTATTATATCCAAAAATGCAGGATGGTTCTTTATATTAGTAGCCAACCTCTTTATTATTGCGGCTCTTACCTTTGCTTTCGGAAAGTTCGGCAATATAAGAATTGGTGGAAGCAAAGCCCAGCCGGAGTTCAGTAAATTTGCTTGGTATTCTATGCTCTTGAGTGCTGGTATGGGCATTGGCTTGCTATTTTGGAGTGTTGCCGAGCCTATTACACATTTAAATACGCCATCACCCATGTTTGGAAATTTACTCGCAGGTTCACCAAGAGCAGCCCAAGCGGCAATGGCAACAACATTTTTCCACTGGGGAATTCACCCTTGGGCTATTTATGCTTTAGTTGGGTTAGGTTTGGCTTTTTTCTCTTTTAATAGGGGACTACCTCTAACCATTCGCTCGATATTTTATCCAATTATCGGAAATAAAATCTATGGCTTTTGGGGTAATCTAATCGATACCTTATCTGTATTAGCTACACTAACGGGTCTTGCTACTTCCCTGGGGTTTGGCGTAGCACAAGTCAATGCAGGACTCAATTATTTGTTTGGTATTAATATAAGCATCACAGTACAAGTGCTACTAATAGCTGGGATTACAGCTCTTGCTACAGGATCAGTTGTCATGGGTCTTGATGGTGGCGTAAAGCGATTAAGTGAGATCAATATGGTGATGGCAGGTGTGTTTTTACTTTTTGTTCTCATTGTAGGGCCTACTGTATATATTCTCGGAGGCTTTACTCAGAACATCGGTTATTATTTATCTAACTTTACTGAAATGAGTATGTGGACAGAAACCTTTAGAGATACCGGTTGGCAAGGTGGATGGACGATTTTTTATTGGGCTTGGTGGATTTCTTGGTCACCATTTGTTGGGATGTTTATTGCAAGAATATCCAAAGGCCGTACAGTTAAAGAGTTTGTTTTAGGTGTTATGATTATCCCAACTCTATTATCTTTCTTTTGGATGTCAGTATTTGGTGGAACTGCAATCTTTCTTGAAACAAGTGGCATTGCAGATATTGCCACTGTGGTTGATGAGGATGTTTCAATTGCATTGTTTGCAATGCTAGAAAATCTACCTTTATCCAGTGTAACGTCTTTCATAGGGATTATGTTGGTTACTGTATTTTTTGTTACTTCCTCGGATTCTGGATCCTTAGTTGTCGATCACTTGACTTCTGGAGGAAAATTAGATTCACCAGTACCTCAGAGAGTATTTTGGGCTATTATGGAAGGCGTTGTTGCGGCTACTTTATTGCTTGGTGGTGGACTTGGCGCTTTACAAACGGCTTCTATCATTACTGGTTTGCCTTTTGCGATTATTCTATTACTCATTATTTATTCTCTTTATGCAGGACTGAAACAAGAATTTGAAGTTGAAGAAATTGTTAGGAAGAAATTAATATCTGTAAGGGAAGACCATGTAATCAATGAAGTCATCTCTGCAGTCGTTCTTGATGATGCCCTAGTTGATGAAGACGAGAACAAGCAAAATTAA
- the zwf gene encoding glucose-6-phosphate dehydrogenase yields the protein MKNNLFVIFGATGNLTYKKLLPALYRLMDQNLISSATKIICIGRKNFTTKSYIEDALTQVKEEINWSVFKKSLFYYQMDIESMPDYIALKTFIENNCQMYTDNSIFYLATAPGLFPIIARGISEGNLVSKEDLKGRVVFEKPFGEDLDSAKKYNQMVRDYFDENQIYRIDHYLGKEMIQNILVVRFSNKIFEDIWNNKGIKSVTILAKETGGVMNRGGYYDGSGALKDMVQNHLMQMLSLIAMEPPEDFDTDDIRQRKVQVIQKLKANFNAENLLVGQYKGYKKEKGVDPDSKTETFVFLKAEIDTERWKGVPFYILTGKQLDEKKSEIIIEFLENSHSHKKWPKDSIQSNRLIIRVDPEDGITFQINTKIPGLSSDVKPVVLDYCHGCQAIGNLPEAYEKLLLDIVLGDTTLFPRWDEIEHSWQFIDQVKAYLGDTTPIEYTNFEELRKKVIK from the coding sequence ATGAAGAACAATTTATTTGTCATTTTCGGTGCAACTGGAAATTTAACTTATAAGAAACTCCTTCCTGCCCTCTATCGCCTAATGGATCAAAACTTAATTTCCAGTGCCACTAAAATCATTTGCATTGGAAGAAAAAATTTTACAACGAAATCCTACATCGAAGATGCCCTAACTCAAGTCAAAGAAGAAATCAATTGGTCAGTGTTCAAAAAATCTTTGTTCTATTATCAAATGGATATTGAATCAATGCCGGATTACATAGCATTAAAAACCTTTATTGAAAACAACTGTCAAATGTACACAGACAATAGTATTTTTTACCTGGCCACTGCACCAGGTTTGTTCCCAATAATTGCAAGGGGGATTAGTGAGGGGAATTTAGTAAGTAAAGAAGACCTTAAGGGAAGAGTGGTATTTGAAAAGCCCTTTGGTGAAGATTTGGATTCGGCAAAAAAATATAATCAGATGGTGAGAGATTACTTCGATGAAAATCAGATCTATCGAATTGATCATTACTTAGGGAAGGAAATGATCCAGAATATTTTGGTTGTTCGATTTTCCAACAAGATTTTTGAAGATATATGGAACAATAAGGGAATCAAAAGTGTAACAATTTTAGCTAAGGAAACAGGAGGGGTTATGAATCGAGGAGGCTACTATGATGGATCAGGGGCATTGAAGGATATGGTTCAAAATCATCTGATGCAAATGTTGAGTCTTATCGCTATGGAACCTCCAGAGGATTTTGATACTGATGATATCCGTCAAAGGAAGGTTCAGGTGATTCAAAAACTAAAAGCAAATTTTAATGCTGAAAATCTTTTGGTTGGACAATATAAAGGTTATAAAAAAGAAAAAGGTGTAGATCCTGATTCAAAAACAGAAACCTTTGTTTTCTTAAAGGCAGAAATCGATACGGAGAGATGGAAGGGTGTTCCCTTCTATATTCTTACGGGTAAGCAACTTGACGAAAAGAAGTCTGAAATCATCATTGAATTTTTAGAAAACAGTCATAGTCATAAAAAGTGGCCAAAGGACAGTATCCAGTCAAATCGATTGATTATCAGAGTGGATCCTGAAGATGGCATCACCTTTCAAATCAATACAAAAATACCGGGATTAAGTTCCGATGTTAAGCCTGTGGTTTTGGACTATTGTCATGGATGTCAGGCCATAGGAAACTTACCAGAGGCCTATGAAAAGTTGCTTTTAGACATTGTATTAGGAGATACCACTCTTTTTCCTAGATGGGATGAGATTGAACATTCCTGGCAGTTTATTGACCAGGTGAAGGCTTATTTAGGTGATACAACCCCTATTGAGTATACCAACTTTGAAGAATTAAGGAAAAAAGTAATCAAATGA